A single genomic interval of Cellvibrio sp. PSBB023 harbors:
- a CDS encoding LysR family transcriptional regulator, which produces MRGSDFAELKAFVAVVERQSFARAAEHLGLSPSALSQTIRQLEGRVGARLLNRTTRSVAPSASGELLYNRIAPLFREMAAAIAEASEATGQMSGTLRINTLGIAARTIIAPRLSRFHQAYPDVVLDIVVDDSLADIVTGRFDAGIRVGGQLEKDMVAIRLTPDLNMIAVASPDYLARRGTPKSPAELHDHACINWRLQMDGRYYRWEFNKKGQRLEVAVDGPIVTNHADIGVAAALNGLGIAYHFERDGVGELLAQGRLVQVLADWSISRPGLFLYYPSRQHRPALLGAFIDCLLDRKPFDLL; this is translated from the coding sequence ATGCGTGGATCTGATTTTGCTGAGCTAAAGGCTTTTGTGGCTGTCGTGGAGCGTCAGAGTTTTGCCCGAGCAGCAGAGCATCTGGGGCTATCGCCTTCGGCTCTCAGCCAGACCATCCGACAGCTCGAAGGTCGCGTCGGCGCACGTCTTCTAAACCGTACTACTCGAAGTGTTGCACCATCGGCAAGTGGCGAGTTGCTATACAACCGCATAGCGCCGCTGTTTCGAGAGATGGCGGCGGCCATCGCTGAAGCCAGTGAGGCAACAGGACAGATGAGCGGCACGCTTCGCATCAATACACTGGGGATCGCCGCGAGAACTATCATTGCGCCCCGACTTTCCCGCTTCCATCAAGCCTATCCTGATGTTGTCCTCGACATAGTGGTCGACGACTCGCTGGCTGATATTGTTACTGGCCGATTTGACGCGGGCATCCGCGTGGGCGGACAGCTCGAGAAAGACATGGTTGCCATCCGCCTCACGCCAGACCTGAACATGATTGCTGTAGCGTCCCCGGACTACCTCGCGCGCCGAGGAACACCCAAGTCACCTGCCGAGTTGCATGATCATGCCTGTATCAACTGGCGGCTCCAGATGGATGGTAGGTATTATCGCTGGGAGTTCAATAAAAAAGGGCAACGGCTGGAGGTGGCAGTAGACGGCCCCATCGTGACTAATCATGCTGACATCGGCGTTGCTGCTGCACTAAACGGGCTCGGCATCGCTTATCACTTTGAGCGAGATGGTGTGGGTGAACTTTTGGCCCAGGGACGTTTGGTCCAGGTCCTCGCGGACTGGTCGATTTCGCGCCCGGGGTTGTTTCTCTACTATCCGAGCAGACAGCATCGACCAGCCCTCCTGGGTGCGTTCATCGACTGTCTTTTGGATAGAAAACCGTTCGATTTGCTTTAG
- a CDS encoding SDR family oxidoreductase, with product MSFNLHLNGLRAVVTGGTLGLGAAVVKTLVEAGARVATSARTLPAQPVEGVTYVAADLSTAEGVNHFAQAILQKWGGVDILINVLGGSNTPGGGFAAISDEHWFAELNLNLMPAVRLDRALLPTMLTQGSGVIIHVSSIQRVLPLPESTTAYAAAKGALTTYSKSLAREVTPKGVRVLSVAPGWIETEASVAFAERMAAEAGTDYEGGKKIVMDWLGGIPVGRPAKPNEVADLIAFLASPRSASITGTEYRIDGGTVPTL from the coding sequence ATGAGCTTCAACCTTCATTTGAATGGCCTTCGGGCTGTAGTTACCGGCGGCACCCTGGGCCTTGGCGCTGCGGTTGTGAAAACCCTTGTGGAGGCCGGTGCTAGAGTGGCGACATCCGCACGCACTTTGCCTGCGCAGCCAGTAGAAGGAGTGACCTATGTAGCTGCTGATCTATCAACAGCAGAAGGCGTGAATCACTTTGCTCAGGCCATCCTGCAAAAGTGGGGCGGCGTCGACATCTTGATCAACGTGCTTGGGGGCTCCAATACACCCGGAGGCGGTTTCGCGGCGATCAGCGATGAGCATTGGTTCGCCGAGCTGAATCTGAACTTGATGCCCGCCGTACGCTTGGATCGTGCACTACTGCCAACGATGTTGACTCAAGGCTCGGGGGTCATCATCCACGTCAGCTCCATCCAGCGTGTGCTGCCTCTGCCCGAATCCACTACCGCCTACGCCGCAGCCAAGGGTGCCCTCACTACGTACAGTAAGTCGTTGGCAAGAGAGGTAACGCCAAAGGGAGTTCGTGTGCTGAGCGTTGCGCCGGGATGGATTGAGACCGAAGCTTCCGTAGCCTTCGCGGAGCGGATGGCAGCAGAGGCAGGAACGGATTACGAGGGCGGCAAGAAAATCGTTATGGATTGGCTCGGAGGAATCCCAGTAGGTCGACCAGCCAAACCAAATGAGGTTGCTGATTTAATCGCCTTCCTTGCGTCCCCGCGATCCGCGTCGATCACAGGGACAGAATATAGGATCGACGGCGGCACAGTTCCCACCCTATAA
- a CDS encoding Crp/Fnr family transcriptional regulator codes for MPLSTIPRVVKMDVVTPALVQKPKGSSMSIAESQQRPMLNHLLAALPCAQLDAFATHLELVPLRLGDMLYEPNTQLQHAYFPTSAIVSLHYVTTSGASVEISGVGNEGMVGISLFTGGNTTPSSAMVHTSGYAYRLERSLLKTEFVRNLALQQLLLRYTQALITQVSQTAACNRHHSVEQQLSRWLLLTLDRITSGEFILTQELVANMLGVRRESVTAAAASLQENGCISYRRGHISVLNRKSLESYACECYAVVRKEMQRLLGAS; via the coding sequence ATGCCGCTATCAACAATACCGCGAGTTGTTAAGATGGATGTAGTCACACCTGCCTTGGTGCAGAAACCAAAAGGGTCATCGATGTCGATTGCAGAATCCCAGCAGCGCCCGATGTTAAATCATTTATTAGCGGCATTGCCCTGTGCGCAACTCGACGCCTTTGCGACGCATTTGGAATTAGTGCCATTGCGTTTGGGCGATATGCTTTACGAGCCCAACACCCAATTACAACACGCCTATTTTCCCACCAGCGCCATTGTCTCTTTGCACTATGTCACCACCTCGGGTGCTTCGGTGGAAATTTCCGGTGTAGGCAATGAAGGTATGGTGGGTATTTCGCTATTTACGGGCGGTAATACCACGCCTAGCTCTGCCATGGTTCACACCAGTGGTTATGCCTATCGCTTGGAGCGCTCGCTGTTAAAAACCGAGTTTGTCCGCAATCTTGCATTGCAACAATTATTGTTACGCTACACCCAGGCGCTTATCACCCAGGTTTCCCAAACCGCTGCGTGCAACCGCCATCATTCAGTCGAACAACAACTCAGCCGCTGGCTATTGCTCACACTGGATCGCATTACCTCCGGTGAATTTATACTCACACAAGAATTAGTCGCCAACATGCTCGGCGTACGCCGCGAAAGCGTGACAGCAGCGGCGGCGAGCTTGCAGGAAAATGGTTGCATCAGCTACCGTCGCGGACATATCTCGGTGCTCAACCGCAAAAGTCTGGAGAGCTATGCTTGCGAATGCTATGCCGTAGTGCGCAAGGAAATGCAGCGGTTGTTGGGTGCTAGCTGA
- a CDS encoding response regulator, with product MMLTQGDLLKANILIVDDQLTNVQLLEQLLSEAGYKNLTSTLNPTEVCALHRQHQYDLILLDLQMPAMDGFQVMEALKTNIIDGYLPVIVLTAQPAHKVRALQAGAKDFISKPFDLIEVKTRINNMLEVRLLYKKLEDYSKLLEAKVAERTAELRESEARFRSLTELASDWYWEQDETGRFTKVSGPVLDMLGIRVDSLDGSAHNTDDDGWDAAERAQLHAAIEARQPFIDFAFSRTYTDGSQQHYRVSGEPMFDQSCRFIGYRGIGVECKQMVYSNAAINNTASC from the coding sequence ATGATGCTGACACAGGGCGATTTGCTGAAAGCAAACATTTTGATCGTGGATGACCAGCTCACCAATGTGCAATTGCTGGAGCAATTGTTGAGCGAAGCTGGCTATAAAAACCTGACATCTACACTCAACCCAACCGAGGTGTGTGCACTGCATCGTCAACATCAGTACGATTTAATCCTGTTGGATTTGCAGATGCCAGCGATGGATGGTTTTCAAGTGATGGAAGCACTGAAAACCAATATTATCGACGGCTATTTGCCCGTGATTGTTCTCACGGCGCAGCCCGCGCATAAAGTACGCGCACTGCAAGCCGGGGCGAAAGATTTTATTAGTAAGCCCTTTGATTTAATTGAAGTGAAAACACGCATCAACAATATGTTGGAAGTGCGATTGTTGTATAAAAAATTGGAAGATTACAGCAAATTACTGGAAGCCAAAGTGGCCGAACGCACCGCAGAATTGCGCGAGAGCGAAGCGCGCTTTCGCAGCCTGACTGAACTGGCATCGGACTGGTACTGGGAGCAGGATGAAACGGGTCGCTTCACTAAAGTGTCCGGCCCGGTATTGGATATGCTAGGTATTCGTGTCGATAGCCTGGATGGCAGCGCCCATAACACTGATGACGACGGCTGGGATGCTGCCGAACGTGCGCAATTGCATGCAGCAATTGAAGCGCGCCAACCCTTTATTGATTTTGCTTTTAGCCGTACCTATACCGATGGCTCGCAGCAACATTACCGTGTGAGTGGTGAACCCATGTTCGATCAATCTTGCCGTTTTATTGGCTATCGCGGCATAGGTGTTGAATGCAAACAAATGGTGTACAGCAATGCCGCTATCAACAATACCGCGAGTTGTTAA
- a CDS encoding ATP-binding protein, translated as MINAENSASPQGNPRNVECVTEVARQQALLKTGALQNAILTSANFSIIATDEKGIIQLFNIGAERTLGYSAADIVNKISPCDIHDPEEELARAQALSLELGAAINPGFDALSYKASRGIEDIYDLTYICKDGSRFPAIVSITALRDDENNLIGYLLIGTDSSQRKQAELKLNQAMAIAEKANLAKSDFLSSMSHELRTPLSAILGFAQLIESGNPPPTATQKRSIDQILQAGWYLLELINEILDLALIESGKLSLSLEPMGLADVMLECAAMIEPQAHKRGIHVTFPPLGMRYFVKADRTRVKQVLINLLSNAIKYNSVGGSVKVTCEERIPGRIRISVEDAGSGLAPEQIEQLFQPFNRLGQEANAEEGTGIGLVMTKRLVELMGGAIGLDSVVGQGCVFWVEMDLTNTRVQDVGEVSDEPTKIYRQTNEEQHLLLYVEDNPANLMLVEDLIARRPDIKLITARDGLEGVALARSALPDMILMDINLPGISGITALLILAKDPTTKHIPIVALSANAMPRDIAKGLEAGFFRYLTKPIKVNEFMDTLDLTLKYAAAHPAQPEQAL; from the coding sequence ATGATTAATGCAGAAAACAGTGCGTCGCCCCAGGGGAATCCACGCAATGTGGAGTGTGTAACAGAGGTGGCGCGGCAGCAGGCGTTATTAAAAACCGGCGCCTTGCAAAATGCGATTTTGACCAGTGCCAACTTTTCCATTATTGCCACCGATGAAAAGGGCATTATTCAACTATTCAATATCGGTGCCGAGCGTACCTTGGGATATTCCGCCGCCGATATTGTCAATAAAATTTCCCCCTGTGATATTCACGATCCGGAAGAAGAACTGGCACGCGCGCAAGCCTTGAGCCTGGAGTTGGGCGCGGCTATTAATCCGGGGTTTGATGCCTTGTCCTATAAGGCGTCGCGCGGCATCGAGGATATTTACGATCTCACCTATATCTGCAAAGACGGCAGCCGTTTTCCGGCGATAGTTTCGATAACGGCGCTGCGCGATGATGAAAATAATTTAATCGGCTATTTGCTGATTGGCACCGACAGTTCGCAGCGCAAACAGGCTGAGTTAAAGTTGAATCAGGCTATGGCGATTGCGGAAAAAGCCAACCTCGCCAAATCTGATTTTCTCTCCAGCATGAGCCATGAATTGCGCACACCGTTGAGTGCGATTTTAGGTTTTGCACAATTAATTGAATCGGGTAATCCTCCACCGACCGCCACGCAAAAACGCAGCATCGATCAGATTCTGCAAGCGGGCTGGTATCTGCTGGAATTGATTAATGAAATTCTCGATCTCGCCTTGATTGAATCGGGCAAATTATCGCTGTCGCTTGAGCCTATGGGCTTGGCAGATGTAATGCTGGAGTGTGCGGCCATGATTGAGCCTCAAGCCCATAAGCGCGGCATCCATGTCACTTTTCCCCCCCTGGGCATGCGCTACTTTGTAAAGGCAGATCGCACTCGCGTTAAACAGGTACTGATTAATTTGCTGTCCAACGCAATCAAATACAACAGTGTTGGTGGCAGTGTCAAAGTAACTTGCGAGGAGCGCATACCAGGGCGCATTCGCATCTCCGTAGAGGATGCCGGTTCAGGCCTGGCACCGGAACAAATTGAACAATTATTCCAGCCGTTTAATCGCCTTGGGCAGGAGGCCAATGCGGAAGAGGGCACCGGCATAGGTTTGGTAATGACCAAACGGTTAGTTGAGTTAATGGGTGGTGCAATTGGTTTGGACAGTGTTGTCGGTCAGGGCTGCGTATTCTGGGTGGAAATGGATTTAACCAATACCCGCGTGCAGGATGTGGGCGAAGTCAGTGATGAACCAACAAAAATTTATCGCCAAACCAATGAAGAGCAGCACTTGTTGTTATATGTGGAAGACAACCCTGCCAATTTGATGCTAGTGGAAGATCTGATTGCCCGCCGCCCCGATATTAAATTAATCACCGCGCGCGATGGCTTGGAAGGTGTTGCGCTAGCGCGCAGTGCGCTGCCCGATATGATTTTGATGGATATTAATTTGCCTGGTATCAGCGGTATTACTGCACTGCTTATTCTCGCCAAAGACCCTACAACCAAACATATTCCGATTGTGGCGTTGAGCGCTAATGCCATGCCGCGCGATATAGCCAAGGGCTTGGAGGCGGGCTTTTTTCGTTATCTCACCAAGCCCATTAAAGTGAATGAATTTATGGATACGCTCGACCTCACGCTCAAATATGCCGCTGCCCATCCGGCACAACCAGAGCAAGCGCTATGA
- a CDS encoding OmpA family protein, with amino-acid sequence MKHTPQHLSTQCLKPTRLALAIGLVAMVGSPLLLAQADNKYDLTSNWYGGLNIGQTHESINDGLIANNELGGGLTSITDDDRDNGFKVFAGYQLNDNFALEGGYFDLGQFGSRAIKDQVGALKTRTKTRGFNIDLVGSLPMTEKLSAFARAGAHYSESKDRFQGSGDVIVTDAHRRDRDVNFKWGGGLQYDFTQRFGMRLEAERYAINDVMGNNGAINLYSLGALYRFGENNVAPAVVYDEPVTRRDQMRDEYCTTLDVQFDINNSEIQREDLEQLAVVGTFLKKYPDTKAVIEGHTDNVGTPESNMVLSRNRAESAMNYLVRDQRVASARISAVGYGDTRPIADNATEAGKRANRRINAMISCANDVEGLTPAAARVTMGMLIEFDNNSAAVKPQYHTELSKVGKFLKENKTVTATVEGHTANLQTTPALAQEISLKRAQNVVDYLVKNEGIERSRLSAEGFGKNRRHSYNTSAAGQQDNRRVNVIFSYPKK; translated from the coding sequence ATGAAACACACACCACAACATTTATCTACACAATGTCTCAAGCCAACTCGCCTTGCACTGGCTATTGGTTTGGTTGCCATGGTTGGCAGCCCGCTGTTGTTAGCGCAGGCCGACAACAAATACGACCTCACGTCTAATTGGTACGGTGGTTTAAACATCGGCCAAACACACGAAAGTATTAACGACGGTTTAATTGCCAACAATGAATTGGGTGGCGGTTTAACTTCTATTACCGATGATGATCGCGACAACGGCTTTAAAGTATTTGCCGGTTATCAACTGAATGATAATTTCGCGCTGGAAGGCGGTTATTTTGATTTGGGACAATTTGGATCGCGCGCCATAAAGGATCAAGTCGGCGCATTAAAAACCCGAACCAAAACGCGCGGCTTTAATATTGACTTGGTTGGCTCCTTGCCAATGACGGAAAAACTGTCGGCCTTTGCCCGTGCCGGTGCACACTACAGTGAATCAAAAGATCGCTTTCAAGGCAGCGGCGATGTCATTGTGACCGATGCGCACCGTCGTGATCGCGATGTGAATTTTAAATGGGGCGGCGGTTTGCAATATGACTTCACCCAACGCTTCGGAATGCGTTTGGAAGCAGAGCGTTATGCGATCAATGATGTCATGGGCAATAACGGCGCGATTAACCTTTATTCACTCGGCGCACTCTATCGCTTTGGTGAAAATAATGTTGCACCGGCCGTTGTATACGACGAGCCAGTAACCCGTCGCGATCAAATGCGCGATGAATATTGCACCACTCTGGATGTGCAATTTGATATCAACAATTCAGAAATTCAGCGCGAAGACTTGGAACAGTTAGCGGTTGTTGGCACCTTCCTGAAAAAATACCCGGATACCAAAGCGGTTATTGAAGGTCATACCGATAATGTTGGCACGCCGGAATCCAACATGGTGTTGTCGCGCAATCGTGCCGAGAGCGCCATGAACTATTTGGTACGCGATCAACGTGTTGCCAGTGCACGCATCAGTGCTGTCGGTTATGGCGATACTCGCCCCATTGCGGATAACGCCACAGAAGCGGGTAAGCGTGCTAACCGTCGTATTAACGCGATGATTTCTTGTGCGAACGATGTAGAAGGCCTGACACCTGCTGCTGCACGCGTCACCATGGGAATGTTAATTGAGTTTGATAACAACAGTGCTGCGGTTAAACCCCAGTACCACACTGAATTGTCCAAGGTTGGTAAATTCCTGAAAGAAAACAAAACGGTTACCGCCACAGTAGAAGGGCACACCGCGAATTTGCAAACCACGCCCGCACTGGCGCAAGAGATTTCGCTAAAACGTGCGCAAAATGTGGTGGATTACCTGGTGAAAAACGAAGGCATTGAGCGTTCACGTTTGAGTGCGGAAGGTTTTGGTAAAAACCGTCGTCACTCTTACAACACCAGTGCTGCCGGCCAGCAGGATAATCGCCGTGTGAATGTGATTTTTAGCTACCCGAAAAAATAA
- a CDS encoding alpha/beta fold hydrolase: MNSHSLPHLLLLPGLLHDARVWQHQTAGLANIAHVSVGDLTKATSIAGMAASVLSRAPAGAFALAGLSMGGYVALEMMRQAPERITGLALLDTSARTDTPTTRENRYAAVQSAQTHFQQVVDELIPKQLLPAHFDDVWLVNLIHSMANDLGEQVFSRQQHAMAKRINSFPFLHLIRCPSLVLCGREDGITPIGLHQEMVNEIPGAGLIIVNDSGHLSVLEQPLRVNEALSQWLAGVAG; encoded by the coding sequence GTGAATAGTCATTCGTTGCCACATTTATTGCTACTGCCCGGGTTATTGCACGACGCACGAGTATGGCAACACCAAACAGCAGGTCTTGCTAACATCGCCCACGTATCGGTGGGCGATTTAACCAAAGCCACCAGCATTGCCGGTATGGCAGCATCAGTATTATCACGGGCCCCGGCCGGTGCATTTGCCCTCGCTGGATTATCCATGGGTGGATATGTTGCACTTGAAATGATGCGTCAGGCACCGGAGCGTATTACCGGGCTGGCGTTATTGGATACCAGTGCGCGCACAGATACGCCCACCACGCGGGAGAATCGCTATGCGGCGGTTCAGTCTGCACAAACGCATTTCCAGCAAGTGGTTGATGAATTAATTCCCAAGCAATTATTGCCTGCGCATTTTGATGATGTGTGGTTGGTCAACCTGATCCACAGTATGGCCAACGATTTGGGTGAGCAGGTATTTTCCCGTCAGCAACATGCCATGGCGAAACGCATTAATAGTTTTCCGTTTTTACATTTAATTCGCTGCCCTAGCCTGGTGTTATGTGGCCGTGAAGATGGCATTACGCCCATTGGTTTACATCAGGAAATGGTGAATGAAATACCGGGCGCGGGCTTGATTATTGTGAATGACAGCGGCCATCTCTCTGTGCTTGAGCAACCACTGCGTGTTAATGAAGCCTTAAGCCAATGGCTTGCAGGTGTTGCAGGGTGA
- a CDS encoding BON domain-containing protein yields the protein MNTMHFPTTKVFGVAFLISLLFATLLGCGSTATRSSTGEYIDDSVITTKVKASIMEDQALKVAEINVETYKGVVQLSGFVSSQSDINKAVILARQVKGVKSVKNDMRVK from the coding sequence ATGAACACAATGCATTTTCCAACCACCAAAGTGTTTGGTGTCGCTTTTTTAATTAGCCTGTTATTCGCCACCCTGTTGGGCTGCGGTTCTACAGCAACCCGCTCCAGCACGGGTGAATATATTGATGACAGTGTTATTACTACCAAAGTAAAAGCCTCTATCATGGAAGACCAAGCCTTAAAAGTCGCTGAGATTAATGTGGAGACTTATAAAGGTGTTGTACAGCTCAGTGGTTTTGTCAGCTCGCAAAGCGATATCAATAAAGCCGTGATTTTGGCACGTCAGGTGAAGGGCGTTAAATCGGTCAAAAATGATATGCGCGTTAAATAA
- a CDS encoding Crp/Fnr family transcriptional regulator: MLLLRYTQSLITQMAQTAVCNRHHSIDQQLCRWLLLSLDRLPSNCLTMTQELIANMLGVRREGVTEAAGKLQKLGVIEYARGKITVLNRPMLEQLSCECYAVVKKETDRLMPEPLIPYVAPRPASATAVLRLPPCAQ, encoded by the coding sequence ATGCTCTTATTGCGCTACACGCAATCGCTGATTACACAAATGGCACAAACGGCGGTGTGTAATCGCCATCATTCTATCGATCAACAATTGTGTCGTTGGTTGCTATTGTCGTTGGATCGCTTGCCTAGTAATTGTTTAACCATGACCCAGGAATTGATTGCCAATATGTTGGGCGTGCGCCGCGAAGGTGTGACTGAGGCAGCGGGTAAATTGCAAAAGCTTGGCGTGATTGAGTATGCGCGTGGAAAAATCACAGTGCTCAATCGCCCGATGTTGGAACAATTAAGTTGTGAATGCTATGCCGTGGTAAAAAAAGAAACTGATCGACTGATGCCTGAACCTTTAATCCCTTATGTGGCACCGCGCCCGGCGAGTGCGACAGCGGTGCTACGATTGCCTCCTTGCGCACAGTAA
- a CDS encoding Crp/Fnr family transcriptional regulator: MPQIKKYPSCKPQQNHLIAALPADVQGRLLPNLELVALPLGKVLYESGDTLRYVYFPIDCIVSLLYVMENGASAEISVVGKEGIIGIALFMGARARPVVRLFKVVVMPIGC; the protein is encoded by the coding sequence ATGCCGCAAATCAAGAAATACCCTTCATGTAAACCTCAGCAGAACCATTTAATTGCCGCTCTGCCTGCTGATGTTCAAGGACGGCTGTTGCCTAACCTGGAGTTGGTTGCTTTGCCATTGGGTAAGGTGTTGTATGAGTCTGGCGATACGCTGCGCTATGTATATTTTCCTATCGATTGCATCGTGTCGCTTCTGTATGTCATGGAGAACGGCGCATCAGCGGAAATTTCGGTCGTTGGTAAAGAGGGCATTATTGGTATCGCCTTGTTCATGGGGGCGAGAGCACGTCCAGTCGTGCGATTATTCAAAGTGGTGGTTATGCCTATCGGTTGTTAG
- a CDS encoding VOC family protein yields the protein MSLSFHINFNGQCQEAFEFYAASLQGVIGTVLQVKNSPMSQSASADWQGKIVHANISIHGMELAGADVKPEEYQKPNGFYLLLGLSTADAVKSAFSQLSVGGDIIFPPQKTFWSPCYAIVVDRFGVPWKINCGT from the coding sequence ATGAGCTTATCATTTCATATCAATTTTAATGGTCAATGCCAAGAGGCGTTTGAGTTCTATGCGGCGAGTTTGCAGGGCGTAATTGGTACAGTGCTTCAAGTTAAAAACTCACCTATGTCACAAAGTGCTTCTGCCGACTGGCAGGGTAAAATTGTTCATGCCAATATTTCTATTCATGGCATGGAGCTGGCGGGTGCTGACGTCAAGCCAGAGGAATACCAAAAGCCAAATGGATTTTATTTGTTGCTTGGTTTAAGCACAGCGGACGCTGTTAAATCTGCGTTTAGTCAGCTTTCTGTTGGTGGCGACATTATTTTTCCGCCACAAAAAACCTTCTGGTCTCCGTGCTATGCCATCGTTGTTGATCGTTTTGGTGTGCCCTGGAAAATAAATTGCGGTACGTAA
- a CDS encoding MdtA/MuxA family multidrug efflux RND transporter periplasmic adaptor subunit — protein MPDFLARLSPGQRWLAILALIIAVLAIWFFGFREAEQKRPPPPNPWMGPTPVHTVTATKENLNVHIKAIGSVAPLNTVTVRSRVDGQLLRILFEEGQQVKAGDLLAEIDPATYKVRLAQAEGTLQETRAQLKNAEEDLALYQRLLTKNSIAKQQFDKQQALVEQLRGTLKNHSAQLDDARLQLSYTRITAPISGRTGLRKVDVGNLIKTGDAEGLVTITQTQPIAVMFTIPENQLVAVRGAYASAQENKSSLRVEAWDRSEQQLLATGQLTTLDNQIDTATGTLKLKAQFDNSDDSLFPNQFVNARLQVQTLNDAITIPADAVQYGSKGTYVYTIKDNKATMRVLKLGASEGTKVAVLDGLAEGEQVVLEGLDRLHEGKDVKVME, from the coding sequence ATGCCTGACTTTCTCGCTCGTTTATCGCCCGGCCAACGTTGGTTAGCCATTCTTGCTTTGATTATTGCGGTGCTTGCTATTTGGTTTTTTGGCTTCCGCGAGGCGGAACAAAAACGCCCGCCGCCGCCGAACCCCTGGATGGGCCCTACCCCGGTGCATACCGTCACGGCGACGAAAGAAAACTTAAATGTGCACATCAAAGCCATTGGCAGCGTGGCACCGCTAAATACGGTAACTGTGCGCAGCCGGGTAGACGGGCAGTTGCTGCGCATTTTGTTTGAAGAAGGCCAGCAGGTAAAAGCGGGCGATTTACTCGCCGAGATTGATCCAGCCACCTATAAAGTGCGCTTGGCGCAAGCGGAAGGTACGCTGCAAGAAACACGCGCGCAGTTGAAAAACGCTGAGGAAGATTTAGCCCTGTACCAACGTTTGCTCACTAAAAACTCTATTGCCAAGCAGCAGTTTGATAAGCAGCAAGCCTTGGTAGAACAATTGCGCGGTACGCTGAAAAACCACAGCGCCCAATTGGATGATGCGCGCTTGCAGCTTTCCTACACCCGCATCACCGCCCCTATTTCCGGTCGCACCGGCCTGCGCAAGGTGGATGTGGGGAATTTGATCAAAACCGGCGATGCCGAGGGCTTGGTCACCATTACCCAAACCCAGCCGATTGCGGTGATGTTTACCATCCCTGAAAACCAGTTAGTCGCGGTGCGCGGAGCCTATGCCAGCGCACAGGAAAATAAGAGCAGCCTGCGCGTGGAGGCTTGGGATCGCAGCGAACAGCAATTATTGGCGACCGGCCAGCTCACCACGCTGGATAACCAGATAGATACCGCTACCGGCACCCTGAAATTAAAAGCACAGTTTGATAACAGTGATGACAGCCTGTTTCCCAATCAATTTGTAAATGCGCGCTTGCAGGTACAAACCCTGAATGATGCCATCACCATTCCCGCCGATGCGGTGCAATACGGTTCCAAAGGCACTTACGTTTACACCATCAAGGACAACAAAGCGACCATGCGCGTACTGAAATTAGGTGCGAGTGAAGGCACCAAAGTCGCGGTGCTGGATGGTTTGGCCGAGGGGGAGCAAGTGGTGCTGGAAGGCTTGGATCGGTTACACGAAGGTAAAGACGTCAAGGTGATGGAATGA